In the Hordeum vulgare subsp. vulgare chromosome 7H, MorexV3_pseudomolecules_assembly, whole genome shotgun sequence genome, one interval contains:
- the LOC123412574 gene encoding endoglucanase 16-like produces MIMRRSSGAAAWVLGVAVAAAATFFLAAEAAGAAPVPHDYEQALRKSLLYFEAQRSGRLPYGQRVAWRDHSGLTDGLEQGVDLVGGYYDAGDHVKFGLPMAFTVTMLSWSLLEYGGDVAAAGELAHALESIKWGTDYFIKAHTKPDELWAEVGDGDTDHYCWQRPEDMTTSRQAYKVDRERPGSDVAGETAAALAAASMAFRETNPHYAHLLLHHAQQLFEFADKYRGKYDSSIAEVKSYYASVSGYHDELLWAALWLHRATGRASYLDYVVDNAHEFGGTGWAITEFSWDVKYAGVQILATRLLLRGEHEERHRATLQGYRAKAEHYLCACMGKNAAAEDNVERSPGGMLYVRQWNNMQYVTSAAFLLSVYSGYLTEAGEGAAATCGEVAVDAGEVFAHARAQVDYVLGSNPRGISYLVGYGAKFPARVHHRAASIVPYKDRKEFIGCAQGFDDWFGRKSANPNVVVGAIVGGPDRHDRFRDDRVNYMQTEACTYNTAPMVGMFAMLNRVARQQDPTPATTRPEGTTSTAAE; encoded by the exons ATGATAATGAGGAGGAGCAGCGGCGCGGCGGCTTGGGTTCTTGGCGTGGCCGTGGCGGCGGCCGCGACGTTCTTCCTGGCGGcggaggcggccggcgcggcgcCCGTGCCGCACGACTACGAGCAGGCGCTGCGGAAGAGCCTGCTCTACTTCGAGGCGCAGCGGTCGGGGCGGCTGCCGTACGGCCAGCGCGTCGCCTGGCGCGACCACTCCGGCCTCACCGACGGCCTCGAGCAAGGG GTGGATTTGGTGGGCGGATACTACGATGCCGGCGACCACGTCAAGTTCGGGCTGCCCATGGCCTTCACGGTGACCATGCTGTCGTGGAGCTTGCTTGAGTACGGCGGCGACGtggcggccgccggcgagctcgcgCACGCCCTCGAGTCCATCAAGTGGGGCACCGACTACTTCATCAAGGCGCACACCAAGCCCGACGAGCTCTGGGCCgag GTTGGCGACGGCGACACCGACCACTACTGCTGGCAGCGGCCGGAGGACATGACCACGTCCCGCCAGGCCTACAAGGTCGACCGCGAGCGCCCCGGCTCCGACGTCGCCGGCGAGACCGCCgccgccctggccgccgcctccatgGCTTTCCGCGAGACCAACCCGCACTacgcccacctcctcctccaccacgcccagCAG CTGTTCGAGTTCGCTGACAAGTACAGAGGCAAGTACGACAGCAGCATCGCGGAGGTGAAGAGCTACTACGCGTCCGTGAGCGGCTACCACGACGAGCTGCTCTGGGCGGCGCTCTGGCTGCACCGCGCCACGGGGCGGGCGAGCTACCTGGACTACGTGGTGGACAACGCGCACGAGTTCGGCGGCACGGGATGGGCCATCACCGAGTTCAGCTGGGACGTCAAGTACGCCGGCGTCCAGATCCTCGCCACCCGGCTGCTGCTGCGTGGCGAGCACGAGGAGCGCCACCGGGCCACGCTCCAGGGGTACCGCGCCAAGGCGGAGCACTACCTGTGCGCGTGCATGGGCAAGAACGCCGCCGCCGAGGACAACGTCGAGCGCAGCCCCGGCGGGATGCTCTACGTGCGCCAGTGGAACAACATGCAGTACGTCACCAGCGCCGCCTTCCTCCTCTCCGTCTACTCGGGCTACCTCACGGAGGCCGGCGAGGGCGCGGCGGCGACGTGCGGCGAGGTGGCGGTCGACGCCGGCGAGGTGTTCGCGCACGCCAGGGCGCAGGTGGACTACGTGCTGGGGAGCAACCCGCGCGGGATCAGCTACCTGGTGGGGTACGGCGCCAAGTTCCCGGCGAGGGTGCACCACCGCGCGGCGTCCATCGTGCCGTACAAGGACAGGAAGGAGTTCATCGGGTGCGCGCAGGGGTTCGACGACTGGTTCGGCCGCAAGAGCGCCAACCCCAACGTCGTCGTCGGCGCCATCGTCGGCGGGCCCGACCGCCACGACAGGTTCAGGGACGACAGGGTCAACTACATGCAGACGGAGGCGTGCACCTACAACACCGCCCCCATGGTCGGCATGTTCGCCATGCTCAACAGGGTGGCGCGCCAGCAGGACCCCACGCCGGCGACGACACGGCCGGAGGGCACCACAAGTACTGCGGCGGAGTGA